The sequence TGGCCGGCGCGCTGGTGGCGCGCTGGCGTTTCCGCCCGGTTGCGCGCAGCCTGATGAAAAAGGCCTTCGGCCGCACCACCCGCGAGACCGTGCTCGACGCCGTCCACACGGCGCTGTGGGGCGGCGCGGCGATGGCGGCCGGCGGCAGCGGCTTCGGCTACCTGTGCCTGCCGCTGGCCCTGCTCTTCCCTTTCCTGGTCTGGATGAAGACCGAAGAACGCGAGTACCTGTATGACTGAGCCGACCTTCTTCTGGCACGACTACGAGACCTTCGGCGCGGTGCCGCGGCGCGACCGGCCGGCCCAGTTCGCCGGCCTGCGCACCGACCTGGAGCTCAATCCGATCGGCGAGCCGGTGTCGTTCCACTGCAAGCCGAGCGACGACTTCCTGCCCGATCCGGTGTCGGTGCTGATCACCGGCATCACGCCGCAGCGCGCGGACGAGCTCGGCGTCGGCGAAGCCGAGTTCGTCGGCCGCATCCACGCCGAACTGGCCGCGCCGGGCACCTGCGGCGTCGGCTACAACACGCTGCGCTTCGACGACGAGCTGACCCGCCACCTGTTCTGGCGCAACCTGTACGACCCGTATGCGCGCGAATGGCAGCACGGCGGCTCGCGCTGGGACCTGCTCGACTGCGTGCGCGCCACCTACGCCTTCCGGCCCGACGGCATCGCCTGGCCGCGGCGCGCCGACAGCGAGCTGCCCTCGTTCAAGCTGGAGCACCTGACCGCCGCCAACGGCCTCGCCCACGCCGCCGCGCACGACGCGCTGAGCGACGTGCAGGCCACGGTCGAATTCGCCCGCCTGCTGCGCCGGCTGCAGCCGCGGCTGTTCGACTTCTGCTTCCGCCTGCGCAAGAAGGACGCGGTGGCGGCCGAGATCGGCGCGCTCGACGGCCATGCCTTCCTGCACGTGTCCGGCATGTACCCGGCCGCGCAAGGCTGCCTGGCGCCGGTCGCCGCGATCGGCTGGCACCCGGTCAACAAGAACGAGCTGGCGGTGTGGGACCTGCAATACGACCCGGCCGAGCTGTTCGAGCTCGACGCCGAGCGGATCCGCGCGCGGCTGTTCGTGCGCAGCGAAGCGCTGGCCGAGGGCGAGACACGGCTGCCGATCAAGACCATCCACCTGAACAAGTCGCCGGTGGTGGTCTCCAACCTGCGCACCTTGAGCGAGCCGCGCGCCGCCGAGCTGCAGCTCGACATGGCGCAGGCGCAGCGCCACTCGGCGCGGCTGGCCGAGCTGCTGGCGCGGCACGGCAAGACGCTGGCCGCCACGCTGCGCGAGGTCTACCGCCGCGACGAGGCGGCCGCCGTGCCGCGCGATGTCGACGAGGCGCTCTACGACGGCTTCGTCGGCGACGCCGACCGCCGCCGGCTCGACCGCCTGCGCGCCGCCACGCCGCTCGAGCTGGCCCGCAGCGCCTCCGCCTTCGACGATGGCCGGCTGGCCGAACTGCTGTTCCGCTACCGCGCCCGCAACTGGCCCGACAGCCTCGATGCGAACGAACGGGCGCGCTGGCAGGCCCACCGCGCCGAACGGCTGATCGACGGCGGCTACGGCGGCTACGGCGGCCTGTCGCTGGCCGCGCTGCGCGAGCAGCTGACGCTGCTGCGCGCCGAACGCGCCGACGACGCGGCCGCGCTGGCGCTGCTCGATGAGGTCGAGGCCTTCGCCGCGGCGCAGACGGCCGGGCTGGGTTAGGGTGGACACGTATTGGTGCCCATGCGGAAAGGTCGCCTGAATCAAGGGCGCGGGACTGGAAACGACCGCGTGGGCAGCGAGC is a genomic window of Chitinimonas koreensis containing:
- the sbcB gene encoding exodeoxyribonuclease I: MTEPTFFWHDYETFGAVPRRDRPAQFAGLRTDLELNPIGEPVSFHCKPSDDFLPDPVSVLITGITPQRADELGVGEAEFVGRIHAELAAPGTCGVGYNTLRFDDELTRHLFWRNLYDPYAREWQHGGSRWDLLDCVRATYAFRPDGIAWPRRADSELPSFKLEHLTAANGLAHAAAHDALSDVQATVEFARLLRRLQPRLFDFCFRLRKKDAVAAEIGALDGHAFLHVSGMYPAAQGCLAPVAAIGWHPVNKNELAVWDLQYDPAELFELDAERIRARLFVRSEALAEGETRLPIKTIHLNKSPVVVSNLRTLSEPRAAELQLDMAQAQRHSARLAELLARHGKTLAATLREVYRRDEAAAVPRDVDEALYDGFVGDADRRRLDRLRAATPLELARSASAFDDGRLAELLFRYRARNWPDSLDANERARWQAHRAERLIDGGYGGYGGLSLAALREQLTLLRAERADDAAALALLDEVEAFAAAQTAGLG